A region from the Bdellovibrionales bacterium genome encodes:
- the ligD gene encoding DNA ligase D: MGLLGKYYSKRDFKKTAEPRGTVKKSKGSLSYVIQKHHARRLHYDFRLEFEGVLKSWAVPKGPSLNPKDKRLAVETEDHPIDYAGFEGDIPKGEYGGGHVIVWDNGEWTPLGDIKAGLKKGHIDFELNGQKLSGRWSLVRLKKTEKGKNNWLLIKKQDEAASEDFDIIEEMPDSVLASPPKAATAPSTQLKKTKSKKSKLASPPRFVEPQLARLVESVPQGKEWLHEMKFDGYRTQCRIDGNKVQFFTRNGLDWSGKYKSLKSEIQKLPTQNALLDGEIVWIDDRGHASFQGLQNAISEGHYDRVLYYVFDILHYNGEDVRVLPLEDRKKILETLLKRVGKRSKILYSQHWKGATGREMLAKSCALQLEGVVSKDATQPYRSGRNDLWRKTKCSLRQEFVIGGFTDSPKASRAIGALLMGFYDENHHLRYAGKVGTGFTESTLADLAKKLKPLKIKKSPFDINSPSGRLAHWVKPQLIGEVEFKAWTGDKIIRHGSFQGLRTDKDSKDVQRDVAVKTPGKVQGVRISHPERISYPASGTRKWDVVDYYDAVSDLMLPFLKDRPMSLLRCQEVAGENCFFQKHAEGRNLIGLGNKPVHYKDKNDTAIVIENRRDIIEAVQAGTIEFHGWQAKFSKITKPDLIVFDLDPESLKLWSRVVDTAHEIRDMLQQLGLESFVKVTGGKGLHVQVPIVPNYEWDDIKAFSKSLMKVLENREPKNYTTNMIKARRKNRIFLDYLRNGYGATAVIPYSVRAREEPAVALPIAWSQLKDSLRPNQFLIPEVPKLIKNRKDPWAGYFKLKQSIPTALLGKGEKIPRS, encoded by the coding sequence ATGGGACTTCTCGGAAAATATTATTCCAAGCGAGATTTTAAAAAGACCGCGGAGCCTCGAGGAACTGTTAAAAAATCCAAGGGGAGTTTGTCGTACGTGATCCAAAAGCACCATGCGCGACGACTGCATTACGATTTCCGTCTGGAGTTTGAGGGCGTTCTTAAAAGCTGGGCGGTGCCCAAAGGGCCCTCGCTCAATCCTAAAGACAAGCGATTAGCGGTGGAGACCGAAGATCATCCCATCGACTACGCAGGCTTTGAGGGTGACATTCCCAAAGGGGAATATGGGGGTGGGCACGTGATTGTATGGGACAATGGAGAGTGGACACCCCTCGGAGATATCAAGGCGGGACTTAAAAAAGGTCACATTGATTTTGAGCTCAACGGTCAAAAGCTGTCGGGACGATGGTCTCTCGTCCGACTAAAAAAGACCGAAAAGGGAAAAAACAATTGGCTCTTGATTAAAAAACAGGACGAAGCGGCCAGCGAAGATTTCGATATCATCGAAGAGATGCCCGACAGCGTACTGGCTTCTCCACCCAAAGCTGCGACAGCTCCTTCAACTCAGTTGAAAAAAACAAAGTCCAAGAAATCGAAGTTAGCCTCACCACCGCGTTTTGTTGAACCGCAGCTCGCTCGCCTGGTTGAAAGTGTGCCACAGGGTAAGGAATGGCTTCACGAAATGAAGTTCGATGGTTATCGCACGCAATGTCGCATCGACGGCAATAAGGTGCAGTTCTTTACTCGAAATGGACTCGACTGGTCGGGGAAATACAAGTCTCTCAAAAGTGAAATTCAAAAACTTCCCACACAAAATGCGCTGCTCGATGGTGAAATCGTTTGGATCGATGACCGCGGACATGCCTCCTTCCAAGGTTTACAAAATGCGATTTCCGAAGGTCATTATGATCGTGTTCTTTATTATGTGTTCGACATTCTCCATTATAATGGGGAAGACGTGAGAGTTCTTCCGCTCGAGGACCGCAAGAAAATTTTAGAAACTCTTTTAAAGAGAGTCGGCAAACGTTCAAAAATATTATATAGCCAACATTGGAAGGGTGCGACCGGACGGGAGATGCTCGCTAAGAGCTGTGCCCTTCAGTTGGAAGGTGTTGTTTCGAAAGATGCCACGCAGCCTTACCGTTCGGGCCGGAATGATCTGTGGAGGAAGACAAAGTGCTCCTTGCGCCAAGAGTTTGTGATTGGAGGGTTTACAGATTCCCCCAAAGCCTCCCGCGCCATCGGTGCCCTTCTTATGGGTTTTTATGATGAAAATCATCATCTCCGATATGCAGGAAAAGTGGGAACGGGTTTTACAGAGAGCACTTTGGCGGATCTCGCAAAAAAACTTAAGCCTCTTAAAATTAAAAAATCTCCTTTTGATATCAACTCTCCCTCGGGCCGTTTAGCTCATTGGGTAAAGCCTCAGCTGATTGGAGAGGTGGAATTCAAGGCGTGGACGGGCGATAAAATCATTCGGCACGGTTCCTTTCAAGGTTTACGTACAGATAAAGACTCTAAGGACGTTCAGCGAGACGTGGCGGTGAAGACGCCGGGAAAAGTGCAGGGAGTCAGAATCTCTCATCCGGAGCGTATTTCATATCCAGCGTCGGGAACTCGTAAGTGGGATGTTGTCGATTACTACGATGCGGTTTCGGACTTGATGCTTCCTTTTTTAAAAGATCGACCGATGTCTCTTCTTCGATGCCAAGAGGTGGCTGGTGAAAACTGCTTTTTTCAAAAACATGCTGAGGGTCGCAATCTTATTGGTCTCGGTAACAAACCGGTGCATTACAAAGACAAGAATGACACTGCGATTGTGATCGAGAATCGCAGAGATATCATCGAAGCGGTGCAGGCGGGAACGATTGAGTTTCATGGATGGCAGGCGAAATTTTCGAAGATCACAAAGCCAGATCTGATTGTTTTCGATCTCGACCCTGAGAGTCTCAAGTTATGGAGTCGGGTGGTGGACACCGCCCACGAAATTCGTGACATGCTTCAACAATTAGGGCTTGAGTCTTTTGTAAAGGTCACGGGAGGTAAAGGTCTTCACGTGCAGGTGCCAATAGTGCCCAATTATGAGTGGGACGATATCAAGGCCTTTTCCAAAAGCTTAATGAAAGTTCTAGAAAACAGAGAGCCGAAAAACTACACCACCAACATGATTAAAGCACGAAGGAAGAATCGAATCTTTCTCGATTACCTTCGCAATGGGTACGGGGCCACGGCGGTGATTCCCTATTCGGTCAGAGCTCGTGAGGAGCCGGCGGTGGCTCTACCCATCG
- a CDS encoding Ku protein → MWKGTISFGLVSIPVYLESSKETEKIHFNLIDKRDNAPVGYKQINKNTRREIERKDIVKGYEYEKGEYVIMSEADFKKANVKATGTMEIEDFVELSEVDPILFDKPYYIVPQKGGEKGYVLLRDVLKRTDKAGVCTVVLHTVQHLALLIAREDYILLELLRFSHEIRELHEVDFLDPEIKKIKVSDRELKVAEQVVHGMTGKWQPDKYRDTYQDDLMKLIKAKVRKGATTTVEEVATEEEDEVAPNTNVIDLTALLEKSLNAAKGKGSRRKTSSEKHA, encoded by the coding sequence ATGTGGAAAGGGACCATTAGCTTTGGTCTTGTCAGTATTCCTGTCTATCTTGAATCTTCTAAGGAAACAGAAAAAATACACTTTAACTTGATCGATAAGCGCGACAACGCGCCGGTCGGCTACAAACAAATCAATAAGAATACCCGACGGGAGATCGAACGCAAAGATATCGTCAAAGGTTACGAGTACGAAAAAGGCGAGTACGTCATCATGTCGGAGGCGGATTTTAAAAAAGCCAACGTCAAAGCGACGGGGACGATGGAGATCGAGGATTTTGTAGAACTCAGCGAGGTCGATCCGATCCTTTTCGATAAACCCTATTATATTGTCCCGCAAAAGGGCGGAGAGAAGGGTTACGTGCTTTTAAGGGATGTCCTCAAGCGCACAGACAAAGCCGGCGTATGCACCGTCGTCCTTCATACCGTTCAACACTTGGCCCTCTTGATCGCTCGAGAAGATTATATTCTGCTCGAGCTGTTGCGCTTCTCGCACGAAATTAGAGAACTTCACGAGGTCGATTTTCTGGATCCCGAGATTAAAAAAATCAAAGTGTCGGATCGTGAGCTCAAGGTCGCAGAACAAGTCGTGCATGGTATGACTGGGAAATGGCAACCCGACAAGTACCGCGACACCTATCAAGATGATTTAATGAAGCTGATCAAGGCCAAAGTTCGTAAAGGCGCGACCACCACCGTGGAAGAAGTCGCGACCGAAGAGGAAGACGAAGTGGCACCGAATACGAACGTGATTGACTTAACCGCGCTGCTTGAGAAAAGTTTAAACGCCGCCAAAGGTAAAGGCTCTCGCCGGAAAACATCTAGCGAGAAGCATGCATAA
- a CDS encoding SOS response-associated peptidase: MCASYFYHPDAEQLKKFYPQLKFDISLSGIPQSEAVFPFKDSFVLKSMKDELHLTRMRYSLTPMWSKEAKVKWATYNARMNRFNEKTKKKEFIYEVPTWKGSFGKKNCAVPVHSFFESCHEGLGAGHIVEFTPNTEELLFAAGIFDEWTDKNTGEVLESFAIVTGEPSEFVQSVGHDRLPIFLNSSDAETWVKGFKSGKEAYEFLDRCKVEPSLDFKKSRPLKSRAKTATAN; the protein is encoded by the coding sequence ATGTGCGCTTCCTATTTTTATCACCCCGATGCTGAACAACTTAAAAAGTTCTATCCTCAATTAAAGTTCGACATCTCTTTGAGCGGGATCCCCCAGAGCGAAGCTGTTTTTCCCTTTAAAGATTCTTTTGTTTTAAAGTCGATGAAAGACGAATTGCATCTCACACGCATGCGCTACTCACTCACACCGATGTGGTCGAAAGAGGCCAAGGTCAAATGGGCCACCTACAATGCGCGTATGAATCGCTTCAACGAGAAAACCAAAAAGAAAGAATTCATTTACGAGGTCCCGACCTGGAAGGGATCTTTTGGAAAAAAGAACTGTGCCGTTCCCGTCCATTCATTTTTTGAATCCTGCCATGAGGGTTTAGGTGCGGGACATATTGTGGAATTTACTCCGAACACCGAGGAACTTTTATTTGCGGCTGGAATCTTTGATGAATGGACCGACAAAAATACGGGCGAGGTCTTGGAGTCTTTTGCCATCGTCACCGGTGAGCCCAGCGAATTTGTTCAATCCGTGGGACATGATCGACTCCCCATCTTTTTAAACTCCTCCGACGCTGAAACATGGGTCAAAGGTTTTAAGAGCGGCAAAGAGGCTTACGAGTTTTTAGACCGCTGCAAAGTGGAACCGTCTTTAGACTTTAAGAAATCACGCCCTCTTAAATCGAGAGCAAAAACCGCAACTGCAAATTAG